Proteins from a genomic interval of Arachis hypogaea cultivar Tifrunner chromosome 10, arahy.Tifrunner.gnm2.J5K5, whole genome shotgun sequence:
- the LOC112714386 gene encoding uncharacterized protein yields MDVDAIGDHAEKLKSLRIDEYEDDDNDDEEEEEAVTLGFVENPKNEWSLERQFFPSKAGGVPAWLDPVDIPSGRSSICDICGEPLQFLLQVYAPTKKESAFHRMLFVFMCRSMKCLLRDQHEQWKRHPEKPSRSVKVFRCQLPRFNPFYSSEPPEYDGNYKPSGIGATLCNWCGTWKGDKLCSSCRQVRYCSEKHQVMSWRSGHKIVCQQMKVSSPTGESNKIGATSLESHKVGSKNVWPEFEIIIEHESEYNTDIPEDNALSNSLISKNKIDDTMNSLMDRFQGDDDKKSWVDFQERIAKAPEQVLRYYRDTNAKPIWPVSSGRPSNADIPKCSYCGGPRCHEFQILPQLLYYFGVDNEADSLDWASIVVYACEASCEAGLPYKDEYAFVQLLSPSHNTIH; encoded by the exons ATGGACGTTGACGCCATTGGAGACCATGCCGAGAAGCTCAAGTCCCTTCGAATTGACGAATACGAAGATGACGACAACgatgacgaagaagaagaagaagctgtcaCGCTTGGTTTCGTTGAGAACCCCAAAAATGAATGGTCTCTTGAGCGCCAATTTTTCCCCAGCAAAGCTGGCGGAGTACCG GCTTGGCTTGATCCTGTGGATATACCATCAGGAAGGTCATCAATTTGTGACATTTGTGGCGAACCTTTACAATTCCTGCTTCAG GTTTATGCACCTACTAAGAAGGAAAGTGCATTTCATCGGATGCTGTTTGTTTTCATGTGCCGTTCCATGAAATGTCTTCTCAGGGACCAGCATGAGCAGTGGAAACGCCACCCAGAGAAGCCATCTAGAAG TGTGAAGGTTTTCCGTTGTCAGTTACCTCGCTTTAATCCTTTTTACTCAAGTGAACCGCCTGAGTATGATGGGAATTACAAACCTTCTGGCATTGGAG CTACTCTTTGCAATTGGTGTGGAACATGGAAAGGAGATAAACTCTGCAGTAGTTGCAGACAAGTGCGGTACTGCTCTGAGAAACACCAG GTAATGAGTTGGCGCTCAGGTCACAAAATTGTTTGCCAGCAGATGAAAGTTTCTTCACCTACTGGCGAATCGAATAAAATTGGAGCCACTTCATTGGAGTCTCATAAAG TTGGAAGCAAGAATGTGTGGCCTGAATTTGAAATCATCATTGAACACGAAAGTGAATATAACACAGACATTCCTGAGGATAACGCCTTATCTAATTCCTTGATCTCGAAGAACAAGATTGATGACACAATGAATTCACTTATGGATCGTTTTCAG GGTGATGATGACAAAAAGAGTTGGGTTGACTTCCAAGAACGCATTGCCAAGGCCCCCGAACAAGTGTTGAG GTACTATAGGGATACAAATGCGAAGCCAATATGGCCTGTTTCGAGTGGTCGGCCATCCAATGCTGATATCCCTAAATGCAGTTATTGTGGTGGACCAAGGTGTCATGAATTTCAG ATTTTACCACAGCTGCTATATTACTTTGGAGTAGACAATGAAGCGGATTCTTTGGATTGGGCTTCAATTGTGGTGTATGCATGTGAAGCTTCTTGCGAAGCAGGTTTGCCTTACAAAGACGAGTATGCTTTTGTTCAACTTCTTTCACCTTCCCATAATACAATACACTGA
- the LOC112714388 gene encoding GDSL esterase/lipase At1g29670: MVLMMKWIVATLLVAVLLSSSEVVEGAPQVPCYFIFGDSLVDNGNNNNLNSLAKANYLPYGIDFGGPTGRFSNGKTTVDVITELLGFDGYIPPFSSASGQEILKGVNYASAAAGIREETGRQLGDRISFSGQVQNYQKTVGQLVNILGDENQAANYLSKCIYSIGLGSNDYLNNYFMPQLYSSSREYTPQQYADNLLQAYTQQLRILYNYGARKMALFGVGQIGCSPNELAQNSPDGRTCVERINSANQIFNNGLKSLVDQLNNQLPDARFTYINTYGVFQDIISNPASYGFRVTNAGCCGIGRNNGQITCLPLQPACRNRREYVFWDAFHPTDAANTVIGRRAYSAQSSSDAYPIDINRLASL; this comes from the exons ATGGTGCTCATGATGAAGTGGATTGTGGCAACATTGCTGGTGGCGGTTCTTCTGAGTAGTAGTGAAGTAGTTGAAGGTGCACCACAGGTACCATGCTACTTCATATTTGGGGACTCATTGGTGGACAATGGAAACAACAACAATCTTAACTCTTTGGCTAAAGCCAATTACCTGCCTTATGGGATTGACTTTGGTGGCCCAACTGGAAGGTTCTCTAATGGCAAAACCACTGTTGATGTCATTA CTGAGCTTTTGGGGTTTGATGGTTACATACCTCCGTTTTCAAGCGCCAGTGGACAAGAAATACTCAAAGGAGTCAATTATGCATCAGCAGCTGCTGGAATCAGAGAAGAAACTGGAAGGCAATTG GGAGACCGAATTAGTTTCAGTGGGCAAGTGCAAAATTACCAAAAGACGGTAGGCCAACTTGTAAATATACTAGGAGATGAGAACCAAGCTGCAAATTACTTGAGCAAGTGCATTTACTCAATTGGACTTGGAAGCAATGATTACCTTAACAACTATTTCATGCCACAATTATATTCCTCCAGCAGGGAATACACACCACAACAATATGCCGATAATCTTCTTCAAGCATATACTCAGCAACTCAGG ATTCTGTATAACTATGGAGCAAGGAAGATGGCGCTATTTGGAGTAGGTCAGATAGGTTGCAGCCCAAATGAATTGGCCCAAAATAGCCCAGATGGCAGAACATGTGTAGAAAGAATCAATTCAGCAAACCAAATATTCAACAATGGATTGAAATCCCTTGTTGATCAACTCAACAACCAGCTACCCGATGCAAGATTCACGTACATCAACACTTATGGTGTCTTTCAAGATATTATAAGCAACCCTGCATCCTATGGTTTCAGAGTTACAAATGCAGGGTGTTGCGGGATAGGGAGGAACAATGGTCAAATTACATGTCTGCCCCTGCAACCAGCATGCAGGAACAGAAGGGAGTACGTGTTTTGGGATGCATTTCATCCAACGGATGCTGCCAACACAGTCATTGGTAGAAGGGCTTACAGTGCTCAATCTTCATCTGATGCTTACCCTATTGATATCAATCGCTTAGCCTCTCTCTGA